ATCAATTGAAGTAATCGTTACTGTACCCGCTTCATCTTCAGGCAATGTTACATTGATTGTTCTATCTGAATTATCAACGGTTGCTGACTCATCATTAACCTCAATTCCTCCAATGTTGATATCCGAATTTCCTGAATTGTCTTCAGCATATCTAACATTGATAAAATATGTAGCTTGCTCACCCAATTCATTATAGATAGTAAGCTTTCCATCATTTGAATAATCCCAAAGCTGACCAATTCTTGGATGAGATCTTTCAAATACAACCGAGCTGCCTTTAAATTTGATATCCTCAACTGCAATTGATGATAAGAATTCGCTATCGCTAATCACAACATCGAACGTTCTGTCTCCATCAAATGTATACGAAACTTGACCGGTCATAGCAACTTCATCTATTTCAAGACCTACAATTGGCCTATTAGAAGCTGTTACTTTATATATGTTCTCCGTAGATCCATTTTTTACAATAAAGTCAACTGCCCCATTAGAGAAGTCTATATTATTGATATCCGAAGGAGCAATCAGTTCTGCACCTGATGTCAATAAAATTGACTTGATGGAAACATTGCTCAACTCGACAAAGCTATAAAGCTCTACTTGAATAGTCTTCGCATCTTCATTGATTGTAGCGCTTACTTCATTGTAGAATTCTACACTTAAGATTCTAGCGTCTTTTGGTGCTTCAATCACTTCCACATTAACTTCAACACTTGTCGCTGCGTGATCTGCTGTCTCCGCTACTTCAACTGTCAATGTTGTTGTTCCAACAACAAGACCTGTCAATACATCGTTGTTGATCTCTGCAAGAGTAGCATCACCGAATGTATAAGTAATAGCCCCTGTGCTTTCTGTCATAACATCCAAAACAACTGTTTTGCCAATTACTACGCTGATCGGATCTGGTGATACCGTCAATGTTGGTAATGGCTTAGCTGTAACTTCAACGTCAACTTCAACACTTGTCGCTGCGTGATCTGCTGTCTCCGCTACTTCAACTGTCAATGTTGTAGTACCTACCGCAAGACCTGTCAATACTTCGTTAGTGATTTCTGCAAGAGTTGCATCACCGAATGTATAAGTGATAGCCCCTGTGCTTTCTGTCATAACATCCAAAACAACTGTTTTGCCAATTACTATGCTGATCGGATCTGGTGATACCGTCAATGTTGGTAATGGCTTAGCTGTAACTTCAACGTCAACTTCAACACTTGTCGCTGCGTGATCTGCTGTTTCCGCTATTTCAACTGTCAATGTTGTAGTACCAACCGCAAGACCTGTCAATACTTCGTTAGTGATTTCTGCAAGAGTTGCATCACCGAATATATAAGTGATAGCCCCTGTGCTTTCTGTCATAACATCCAAAGCAACTGTTTTACCGATTACAACGCTGATCGGGTCTGGTGATACCGTCAATGTTGGTAATGGCTTAGCTGTAACTTCAACGTTAACTTCAACACTTGTCGCTGCGTGATCTGCTGTTTCCGCTATTTCAACTGTCAATGTTGTAGTACCAACCGCAAGACCTGTCAATACTTCGTTAGTGATTTCTGCAAGAGTTGCATCACCGAATGTATAAGTGATAGCCCCTGTGCTTTCAGTTGTAATATCCAAATCAACTGTTTTGCCAATTACAACGCTGATCGGATCTGGTGATACCGTCAATGTTGGTAATGGCTTAGCTGTAACTTCAACGTCAACTTCAACACTTGTCGCTGCGTGATCTGCTGTTTCTGCGACTTCAACTGTCAATGTTGTAGTACCTACCACAAGACCTGTCAATACTTCGTTAGTGATTTCTGCAAGAGTTGCATCATCGAATGTATAAGTAATAGCCCCTGTGCTTTCAGTTGTAATATCCAAAGCAACTGTTTTACCGATTACAACGCTGATCGGATCTGGTGATACCGTCAATGTTGGTAATGGCTTAGCTGTAACTTCAACGTTAACTTCAACACTTGTCGCTGCGTGATCTGCTGTCTCCGCTACTTCAACTGTCAATGTTGTAGTACCTACCGCAAGACCTGTCAATACTTCGTTAGTGATTTCTGCAAGAGTTGCATCACCGAATGTATAAGTAATAGCCCCTGTGCTTTCAGTTGTAATATCCAAATCAACTGTTTTGCCTAACATAACGCTAATTGGATTTGGAGATACAGTCAAGACTGGCACTGGCTTAGCGGTAACTGTTACTTCAACTTTAATCTCCATTGCAGCATGTGTTGCTGTCTCTGCTACGCTTGCAACTAGATTAGTAGTACCTGCAACAACTCCAGTAACATCATTACCTGCTAATGTCGCAATAGATGTATCTTCGATATCCAATATTACTGTCTCACCATTATCCGCTGTTGCTGTAACTGTGATTATTTCTCCCACTTGAACAACTATTGGATTTGGTGATATTGTTATAGTTGGAATCTCTTTATCTTCTACAGTAATCACAACCTGAACTTCTGTTGCTGCATGTGTCGCTGTCTCTGCTACACTTGCAACTAGATTAGTAGTGCCTGCAACAACTCCAGTAACATCATTACCTGCTAATGTCGCAATAGACATATCTTCGATATCCAATATTACTGTCTCGCCATTATCCGCTGTTGCTGTTATCGTAACTGATTCGCCTGCTTTCACTACAATTGGATCAGGTGTAACAGTAATAGTTGGTATTTCCTTATCCTCTACAGTAATCACAACATTAACTTCTGTTGCTGCATGTGTCGCTGTCTCTGCTATACTTGCAACTAGATTAGTAGTTCCTGCAACAACTCCGGTAACATCATTACCTGCTAATGTCGCGATAGATGTATCTTCGATATCCAAGACTACTGTCTCGCCATTATCCGCGGTCGCTGTTATTGTAACTGACTCGCCTGCTTTCACTACAATTGGATCAGGTGTAACAGTAATAGTTGGTATTTCCTTATCCTCTACAGTAATCACAACATTAACTTCTGTTGCTGCATGTGTCGCTGTCTCTGCTATACTTGCAACTAGATTAGTAGTTCCTGCAACAACTCCGGTAACATCATTACCTGCTAATGTCGCGATAGATGTATCTTCGATATCCAAGACTACTGTCTCGCCATTATCCGCGGTCGCTGTTATTGTAACTGATTCGCCTGCTTTCACTACAATTGGATCAGGTGTAACAGTAATAGTTGGAACTTCTTTGTCCTCTACAGTAATCACAACCTGAATTTCTGTTGCTGCATGTGTCGCTGTCTCTGCTACACTTGCAACTAGGTTAGTAGTTCCTGCAACAACTCCAGTAACATCATTACCTGCTAATGTCGCGATAGATGTATCTTCGATATCCAAGACTACTGTCTCGCCATTATCCGCGGTCGCTGTTATTGTAACTGATTCGCCTGCTTTCACTACAATTGGATCAGGTGTAACAGTAATAGTTGGAACTTCTTTGTCCTCTACAGTAATCACAACCTGAATTTCTGTTGCTGCATGTGTCGCTGTCTCTGCTACACTTGCAACTAAGTTAGTAGTTCCTGCAACAACTCCGGTAACATCATTACCTGCTAATGTCGCGATAGATGTATCTTCGATATCCAAGACTACTGTCTCGCCATTATCCGCGATCGCTGTTATTGTAACTGACTCACCTGCTTTCACTACAATTGGATCAGGAGTAACAGTAATAGTTGGAACTTCTTTGTCCTCTACAGTAATCACAACCTGAACTTCAGCTGCAATATGTGTTGCTGTTTCTGCTACTCTTGCTACTAAATTAGTAGTTCCTGCAACAACTCCAGTAACATCATTACCTGCTAATGTCGCGATAGATGTATCTTCGATATCCAAGACTACTGTCTCGCCATTATCCGCGGTCGCTGTTATTGTAACTGATCCTCCTGCTTTTACTACTATAGGATTTGGAGTAACTGTTATAGTCGGAGTCTGCTTATCTTCAGCCGTAACATTAATTGTATAAACCTTATTAATGTCGCCAGTTGCAGTAACTGTCAAAGTCTGGCCATTTGTAAAGTCATATGCATTCCCAACTATCAAAGATGTAGTTGATGAAGGATCAGCCAAAACAATACTCTCTATTTCTAAATTGCTTAGATCCGAACCTGAAGGCATAATAACATCAATAGTGCTTGTCGCTTGGTCTACAGTTGATGATGTTTGTCCGATCAAACTAAACGCTGTAACCTCTGGATTTCCTTCCTCCGGCTCTACATTAACTGTTAATGTATAGGTAACCGATTTACCATTGTCAGCCTCTGTAATAATTTGAGCTTTGTTATTTCCATCAAGAGTAATAGTATATACACCGCCATTATTTGTCCAGTTAGTAATCGATGGATTTCTATTTGGCTTTTTCCAAATAACATTCTCCAAATCAACTGTACCACTGCTCAAATCTGTTCCTGCTGGCAATGTCACCGCAATCTGATCTCCTGCGATAAATGTACTCACACCATTTACATCTGCAGACAAAATCTCTGCAGCATCGGGTTGCTCATGGGTAACAGCTACTCTATATTGTTCTTTATCCCCACATTCAGCAGTAATAACAAAATCAACAAACCCATCAGAGAAATCATATCTACCTACCCTATTTGGACTCACATCCATTTTATTCATCAATTCGATAGGCAATCCTACAATGATATTTACAGAACTAATATCCACAGAGGTTGGTACCTCAACTGCAATATAATTATCCTGTCCTTGAATAGGGTACTGAGTACCTTCAACTTCAAAATAATCAGGATCTGTATCACAACTTAGTTCTCTATTAATGATAACTTCATATCTAGTTACAAAATCATCATTTTCAGCCGTAACATAATACACCGCGTTAGATTGTGAAGCGTCAACTTCTTGACCAACACCCGGCTCTATTTTTACACCTTCCCAAGTAATTTCAGGAGTAAACTTCCCATTAAAATCACTTGATACATTAACAGTAATAGTACCTGCGTCTTGATCAATTACTTCATCACCAATTTGAACATTTGGTATATTGAAATCTGTAATCTCAGCAACAGTACTCAATTGATCTCTAGTTATTTCAAATTCGATTACCTCTTGAGCTCCATTATACAATGTATTTCCAACCCAACATCCTTCTGTTGTAGCCAAAATCTTGTACAATCCAGGTGCGTTTGGTTTTATGAACATCTTTGGTATTTTAACATTAGTGCTAGCCTCGTTAATATACTCATTGTATGTACCATTTTGATAAATCTCACCGTCACCTTGAAGTAAAGTATAAGTCACCGTATTTCTAGTAATTAAATCCTGAGATGAAGGGTTCCAATACTCATACAATGGACGTGCTCTACCAGTCAATTCAATGTCATCTAAAGTGCTATAAGTAGCCTGAATTTGTGGATTAACAAAGTCAATTGTTCTGTCTTTAGGATCCCCGTTTATTATTTCAATACATGTATCAAAATATGAATCACCCAAATCATAATACTCTGTCAAATCATCCAAAATCACTTCATTCAATTTAAACCTCAAGCATAACCAATTATTCGTTCGGTCCAAAGTCAAAATCTCAGTTTCAGGATCATATGTTACGTATGTTAAATCTTGGTCATCCAATTCAGGAATGTACTGTATTTTGATGTCTTTAAATTGCTCAGGAAGAACTGAAACAACTTCGTAATCAACCTTTTTAGATGTGCCTACACTATAAACACCTCTATCCATCGGCCATCTAAAAACAACTTCCAACTCGCCCTTAGCAACCTCTACTATTTGAGAAACAGTTTTTTTCTTGTATTCGTCATTTCCTTCGAAAATATATTCTATAATGAAACTTCCTGGCTTCAAAATAGTAATTCTATTTCCTTCTATTCTCGCTGTTTCTTCACCAGGGAAAACCAAATTATATTTTAGTGGCAAACCATCAGGTACGGTCGTAGCTGTTGCATAGAAAGGCGCATCGCCAAATTTCTTAGCTGCAATTGGATCAGGAATAATTTCGACCTCCTTTTTCTTATTCAAACAGAATGAAGCTGAATTATCATCCGGATTAGTATCAATCAAACTTGAATGTATAGTTGAGTACATGCAAACTTCTTCGTTCTCAAACTCATCTTTCAAAGTTACTTTAAGAACCATCGTCTCGACTGCGCCAACATTCAACTCATCCATTTTCCATTGATTGTTCACTTCATCATAATTACCAACGGAAGGCACTGGATTTTCAACCAATTCCAACCCTTTAGGTAAAGTATAATCAACCTTAACGTTATATGCTTTATTCCCACTAAGATGTGAAATAGTCAATGTAACATCGAAAATATCACCTATCTGTGGTTTTTGCAGTTCAGAAGCAATCTCAATTTTTAAGTCCCCTTTGTATGCTTCAGCACCAAAGACCTTAACCTGACTTGACTTCCAACCAGCAGTATACAAACGACCAGCAGCATCAAACGAAGGCTCAAATGGATCAAGAATTACTCTTCTATGGTATCTTTCCCCATCATTTCCAGACCAGCATCCACCAATTCTATCAATGTCCTCTTTCTTATCATTTGAATAAAAGTCTACTTGTCCTAATACTACATCAGCAGCAGCATAGTTCGTTGTTGGCATTTCATTATAAACAACAACTCTATTGTTACCGTATTCGGAAATTGCCAATCTATTCTCTGAGTCAACAGCAACACCATATGGCCAAGAGAACTCTCTGCTGCTTATACCCCATCCGTTATCGAAGAAACTTTTTTGGCCTAATACCAAATCTGCAATAGCTCCATTAGATGTCGGAACTTTATTATATATCAATACCCTCGAGTTACCAGCATCCGCAATAATCATCTTGCCATCTCTAGAAATAGCAACAGATGAAGGGTCATTTAATCCCGTTCTGCTTACTTCTGATTTATCAGAAGTCATACTTGTTTGTCCAACAACCACATCGGCTGCCGCAAAGTGACTTTCAGGAATTTCATTCCAAATCAACACACGGTTATTTCCTCCGTCACAAACGATAAACTTGCCGTCTTGTGTAAAAGCTATACCTTTTGGATCATTAAACACCCTTGCGCCTGTAGGATATTTATCAACTTCATAATCCTGTTGCAAACCAAAAGAAGATCTTCCTAATACAATATCAGCATCTTCGACCATAATATATGGATCTTCTCCATTTGCTCTTCTCTGATCGGCCTTGGCAAAAGCTGCATCAATATTTTTATAAATAATCACACGATTACCTCCTCTATCTGCCACGGCAAACATATTGCCATCAGGAGAGAACGCAACATTTCCAGGACCATTAGTATACGTGCCGAAATCTTGAACAGAAGGAATACGATCTTCAGTCCAAGTCTTTTGCCCCAAAATATAATCAGCATCACCCAAAGAAATATCGTTGTTTTTGATACCTGGTCCAACCTTCCAGATCATTACTCTATTGGCATTTTGAGCAGCAACAGCCACCATACCACGAGTACTTACTTTCACTGATGTTGGTATAGGAGTTCTATCTCTAGCTGGCGTAGGTCCATTTGGATAATTATTATTAGAAATACAGAAATCGTCATCGCCTATTACATGAACCGCTTGCATGAAGTTTACAAACTTATTCGGTTGATTTCTATCTAAAATAACTACAAATAAATCCGTCACAGGATCAGATGGCCCAAAAGTATTATTGGCTGCTCCGTGAACTGATATTTTAACCAAACCAGGAGCAACAGCAGTCAAAGTGGATCCATTAAGATTAGCAAACTCTTCTCCTTCGATAATTTGATATACTACTGACGTATAAGTATATGGAGGTTGCGTGAAGAGATGCGACCTCAAATCAATTTGATCCCCTACATAAATATCATCAGAATTCCTTCTATAAACTGTTATTGTATTTTGTCTTCTAAGTGTACACCAGTTTGTATTACCACCTAGATCTACAGAATTTGTCGCAATAAAACATTGATCATCAACAGCATTAATATTTTTAACATGGCAATATTCAACTCTAACTTGAGCGCCTCTGTTTGTAAAATCAACTGTTGGATCACCTAAGATTTTTATAGGTTTATCAGAAGTACCATTGGCTGTCAGCTTATCAAATACTTGATCACGACCACCACCAATTGAAACTATTGCACCAGGGTGAAATACCAGTTCTTTCATTGTATTGCTACCATACAATAATATTGGTCTTGGGTCATTACCAGGAGTATCAGGCAATGTCAATCTTAAATCACTTGTTTTAAAAGCAACGCGATTATAAGTCAAATCAGCTCCATTAAATCTAGAGTCATGTTGATATATACTTCCAGGTTGAGGCAACTCGTAAGTGGAAACTGTAATGGTTGAGTTCTTTTGTGTGAAAGTCAACGCATCCAAATCTCCCCAATAAGGATCAGGCAAATTCCAATAGCCTGTTTCTAACTCACCATCATCCAGATTTAGAGTCTTTTTATTCGGGTTATCTGCTACTTGGAATTCTTGGAACATTCTCATGTATTGATCTCCAAATGTCAAAACACCTTGATTCAATATTCCTATTTGTCCATAGAACTTACCGCCTAATTTCCAAGCACCTGTTGCTGTTGGAGCGTCAAAGAATACTTTTTCATAGAAAATTTCATCCGATTCAAAAATAAGTTCAGCTGGATCGTCAGAAGTATTTTCAGACTTCAAATACAACTTGCCCCACTTACCAAATACGTTTTGAGGAATTTTCAAATCACCATAAACCGTAATTGACAAGTTTTCATCTCTTACGGTAAATTCAGGGCGATTAGTCACCTTCATCATGTCGATGTTGGCAGCCTCAAAATTCTCAGTAAATACTATAGCTTGCTGTTCTTTAGTAAATGAATTTTCATCAAAAATGATATTATCATTTCTAGACGGCATTCTTTCATGCTTAACTGTACCGCCTGAAGTTGTTGCCCAGTGAGATAGATCGCTCCATTCACCACCATTACCAACCCAATAATACGTCTTTGGCGTTCCCTTATCAAGAGTCAATTCTACAGGATCAGAAAGTGGAGAATTTATAGGATCCACTATTGCTTGAACTCTAAAATAATATGTATTCCCAGGGATTAAATTCTCTAGAATAATTTCCTCAGTATTCTTATCCGATTCAGCAATTTTTTCATATCTCAATCCTGTGTAATCTGTAGCGAAAATATCAAATCTTATTTCGTTATCAGTATTATCCTCCCAAGTCAATCTAACTTGCTCCACATTACCTGCTACTGTAAATGCCTGTAGGTTTGTAGGTTTTTCAGGAACATCAACTTGGTTTTCATCCATGAATACTACACGGTAATCCTCAGCTTCACCTTCTTTAAATATAGTTGAAGGACCACAAGCTTCTACATCATTTAAGGTATAAGGCTCGTCATTATATGTATAATTCAAAGAATATGTTACAACTCTTAAATATCTCTTTGAACCATGAGGCAAACCTGCAGGTACTGTGACTTTCGCAGTATATCTTTTCTTATCTTTCAACAATGCTTTTTCAGCTAGCACCATTTCTCCAGCATCTTCAAAATCGCCATCAGCATTCCAGTCAATAAAAGCTTTAACTCCTATTTCTGTATCAATGTCCTGATAATCTTGCTTGATCTTACCATCAACAAAAATCTCCAACTCCAATTCATCAGCAACATTAACCACAGCTTCTTGAGCAGCATCATAATGATATGTTCCCTTCCAAGGCGATGAATTATTTAACTGACCAAAAGTAACTTGTGTGATACCTAGTTCATTTCCATACTGAGCTTTAGTCTGACAATATTTAGGTTCTTGCTCTTCCTCTTCATCATGTTGCAATTTGAACTCGATAGAACCATCAGCCAATTCTTTTATATCATAAACCCTAATACCAGTATCTTCATTATTATAATTAGATCTGGAATTAGGAGTCGTATTAGGACCAAATTCAGTCTTCCCTAATATTCCTGGCCAAGTATCAGATGATTGAGTATTTCCATCCTGCTTACCATCAGCCTCTTCTATATCAACTCCGTCAAAATCAAATCCAGGAGATCCATTTGGAGTATAATTATATCTATTACTAATATCTGCTAATCTTTCCTGCAAATGCCAAATCAACATGCCTTCAGCAGGAATAAATAGGTCATTATTTTTCTTAACCCTATTCTCTAAAATAAAATAATC
The sequence above is a segment of the Aureibacter tunicatorum genome. Coding sequences within it:
- a CDS encoding M6 family metalloprotease domain-containing protein, which translates into the protein MRIFTKRLMSLLVMALMVLTAPLAKADEHSEHCAHYGGVVEVPLNSGAKVSLMVLREYGQLFLKDADGYSLIWNNGELEYAAKSGGRLVPSGQLYGTGIPPMGIAKNLEPDPRPEDTAKENETEQEKIGDPLRTTNASVPSKGNLTIPVFMVGFSNYTFGSNQHDGRTMSVNYDITQGDGNNPLGGGDPYRAFETLFNGNSYIPADNPGDGYMTVKDYYRNASYGQLNLRFNFASYSPVRASQTHTAYGDQNGEGPTMDLVHEAISKSLPGNLGNPSQYDSDGDGFIDGVVIMHAGPGASQQGDGQYVWPRRNSIEYNSNPEKGIVVVDVNNRQITAVYNTNGQREDRNPRVYDLEKRPGGGLQMKNPDPWGRKTRVWVYSDYCIQSESQFYWDDNREKQQSMVGIGNIVHEFGHLLGMPDIYHKEKFTLGVWDIMAGGAWVAGQYFPTDFSVYTKAALGWITPRELYKDDDGTYTLPPSTDDVSNYYQINTRYGQDYFILENRVKKNNDLFIPAEGMLIWHLQERLADISNRYNYTPNGSPGFDFDGVDIEEADGKQDGNTQSSDTWPGILGKTEFGPNTTPNSRSNYNNEDTGIRVYDIKELADGSIEFKLQHDEEEEQEPKYCQTKAQYGNELGITQVTFGQLNNSSPWKGTYHYDAAQEAVVNVADELELEIFVDGKIKQDYQDIDTEIGVKAFIDWNADGDFEDAGEMVLAEKALLKDKKRYTAKVTVPAGLPHGSKRYLRVVTYSLNYTYNDEPYTLNDVEACGPSTIFKEGEAEDYRVVFMDENQVDVPEKPTNLQAFTVAGNVEQVRLTWEDNTDNEIRFDIFATDYTGLRYEKIAESDKNTEEIILENLIPGNTYYFRVQAIVDPINSPLSDPVELTLDKGTPKTYYWVGNGGEWSDLSHWATTSGGTVKHERMPSRNDNIIFDENSFTKEQQAIVFTENFEAANIDMMKVTNRPEFTVRDENLSITVYGDLKIPQNVFGKWGKLYLKSENTSDDPAELIFESDEIFYEKVFFDAPTATGAWKLGGKFYGQIGILNQGVLTFGDQYMRMFQEFQVADNPNKKTLNLDDGELETGYWNLPDPYWGDLDALTFTQKNSTITVSTYELPQPGSIYQHDSRFNGADLTYNRVAFKTSDLRLTLPDTPGNDPRPILLYGSNTMKELVFHPGAIVSIGGGRDQVFDKLTANGTSDKPIKILGDPTVDFTNRGAQVRVEYCHVKNINAVDDQCFIATNSVDLGGNTNWCTLRRQNTITVYRRNSDDIYVGDQIDLRSHLFTQPPYTYTSVVYQIIEGEEFANLNGSTLTAVAPGLVKISVHGAANNTFGPSDPVTDLFVVILDRNQPNKFVNFMQAVHVIGDDDFCISNNNYPNGPTPARDRTPIPTSVKVSTRGMVAVAAQNANRVMIWKVGPGIKNNDISLGDADYILGQKTWTEDRIPSVQDFGTYTNGPGNVAFSPDGNMFAVADRGGNRVIIYKNIDAAFAKADQRRANGEDPYIMVEDADIVLGRSSFGLQQDYEVDKYPTGARVFNDPKGIAFTQDGKFIVCDGGNNRVLIWNEIPESHFAAADVVVGQTSMTSDKSEVSRTGLNDPSSVAISRDGKMIIADAGNSRVLIYNKVPTSNGAIADLVLGQKSFFDNGWGISSREFSWPYGVAVDSENRLAISEYGNNRVVVYNEMPTTNYAAADVVLGQVDFYSNDKKEDIDRIGGCWSGNDGERYHRRVILDPFEPSFDAAGRLYTAGWKSSQVKVFGAEAYKGDLKIEIASELQKPQIGDIFDVTLTISHLSGNKAYNVKVDYTLPKGLELVENPVPSVGNYDEVNNQWKMDELNVGAVETMVLKVTLKDEFENEEVCMYSTIHSSLIDTNPDDNSASFCLNKKKEVEIIPDPIAAKKFGDAPFYATATTVPDGLPLKYNLVFPGEETARIEGNRITILKPGSFIIEYIFEGNDEYKKKTVSQIVEVAKGELEVVFRWPMDRGVYSVGTSKKVDYEVVSVLPEQFKDIKIQYIPELDDQDLTYVTYDPETEILTLDRTNNWLCLRFKLNEVILDDLTEYYDLGDSYFDTCIEIINGDPKDRTIDFVNPQIQATYSTLDDIELTGRARPLYEYWNPSSQDLITRNTVTYTLLQGDGEIYQNGTYNEYINEASTNVKIPKMFIKPNAPGLYKILATTEGCWVGNTLYNGAQEVIEFEITRDQLSTVAEITDFNIPNVQIGDEVIDQDAGTITVNVSSDFNGKFTPEITWEGVKIEPGVGQEVDASQSNAVYYVTAENDDFVTRYEVIINRELSCDTDPDYFEVEGTQYPIQGQDNYIAVEVPTSVDISSVNIIVGLPIELMNKMDVSPNRVGRYDFSDGFVDFVITAECGDKEQYRVAVTHEQPDAAEILSADVNGVSTFIAGDQIAVTLPAGTDLSSGTVDLENVIWKKPNRNPSITNWTNNGGVYTITLDGNNKAQIITEADNGKSVTYTLTVNVEPEEGNPEVTAFSLIGQTSSTVDQATSTIDVIMPSGSDLSNLEIESIVLADPSSTTSLIVGNAYDFTNGQTLTVTATGDINKVYTINVTAEDKQTPTITVTPNPIVVKAGGSVTITATADNGETVVLDIEDTSIATLAGNDVTGVVAGTTNLVARVAETATHIAAEVQVVITVEDKEVPTITVTPDPIVVKAGESVTITAIADNGETVVLDIEDTSIATLAGNDVTGVVAGTTNLVASVAETATHAATEIQVVITVEDKEVPTITVTPDPIVVKAGESVTITATADNGETVVLDIEDTSIATLAGNDVTGVVAGTTNLVASVAETATHAATEIQVVITVEDKEVPTITVTPDPIVVKAGESVTITATADNGETVVLDIEDTSIATLAGNDVTGVVAGTTNLVASIAETATHAATEVNVVITVEDKEIPTITVTPDPIVVKAGESVTITATADNGETVVLDIEDTSIATLAGNDVTGVVAGTTNLVASIAETATHAATEVNVVITVEDKEIPTITVTPDPIVVKAGESVTITATADNGETVILDIEDMSIATLAGNDVTGVVAGTTNLVASVAETATHAATEVQVVITVEDKEIPTITISPNPIVVQVGEIITVTATADNGETVILDIEDTSIATLAGNDVTGVVAGTTNLVASVAETATHAAMEIKVEVTVTAKPVPVLTVSPNPISVMLGKTVDLDITTESTGAITYTFGDATLAEITNEVLTGLAVGTTTLTVEVAETADHAATSVEVNVEVTAKPLPTLTVSPDPISVVIGKTVALDITTESTGAITYTFDDATLAEITNEVLTGLVVGTTTLTVEVAETADHAATSVEVDVEVTAKPLPTLTVSPDPISVVIGKTVDLDITTESTGAITYTFGDATLAEITNEVLTGLAVGTTTLTVEIAETADHAATSVEVNVEVTAKPLPTLTVSPDPISVVIGKTVALDVMTESTGAITYIFGDATLAEITNEVLTGLAVGTTTLTVEIAETADHAATSVEVDVEVTAKPLPTLTVSPDPISIVIGKTVVLDVMTESTGAITYTFGDATLAEITNEVLTGLAVGTTTLTVEVAETADHAATSVEVDVEVTAKPLPTLTVSPDPISVVIGKTVVLDVMTESTGAITYTFGDATLAEINNDVLTGLVVGTTTLTVEVAETADHAATSVEVNVEVIEAPKDARILSVEFYNEVSATINEDAKTIQVELYSFVELSNVSIKSILLTSGAELIAPSDINNIDFSNGAVDFIVKNGSTENIYKVTASNRPIVGLEIDEVAMTGQVSYTFDGDRTFDVVISDSEFLSSIAVEDIKFKGSSVVFERSHPRIGQLWDYSNDGKLTIYNELGEQATYFINVRYAEDNSGNSDINIGGIEVNDESATVDNSDRTINVTLPEDEAGTVTITSIDLPDGVELVSPTLGTEVEYVPGKGGVDVVLRDQDGESVVYKLLVNGDDLQTGLGEFDEIELKVYPNPSAGRFSIDFGKHLDANIRVIDVAGAELYRSEASDSYIKMNLSHLPAGAYHVIVSDSYGNSETVKIIIVK